The Lathyrus oleraceus cultivar Zhongwan6 chromosome 5, CAAS_Psat_ZW6_1.0, whole genome shotgun sequence genome includes the window TGTAAGGGCATATTCGACGTTGAATAAACGAAACTAGACAGACCCACTAAAGTAGTTTGTGTTGGGTGTGAGACTAAAAATTAACGAGCTTaggaattctagtgttaattGAGCATAGACAAGGTCCTTGAGAGAtagaaaataatttaaatttaaagttTCTAGCATATAGTTAATACTATCTAGAATTCCTAAGGCAAATAAACAGGGTTCATCGGTGTACCTTGTTGTTTCGATCTTTCTTGCGTTGAGAGGTGTGTACGTCTCCTCTTGTAATTCTCCTGGCTCGCCGTTTCTGAACACTATTTCATATTCCCTCATCTGTGCCATAATGAATTTAACACTCTTTGTGTAATGTAGTGAGAATAGAGCAAGAGAGGAGAGAAATATGTAAATGAGAGGTGTGGTTTCTTGAGGTAATGTTGGTGGGTTATATATAGGTGATGGTGGTTGGAAAATTGATTGGTAAATAAATTGCATTTACGGTTTTTAATGTCTTGGTCAAAGAGTTGTTGAAAGTGGTTGAATGGCATTAAGGCATTTTCTTGCATGCAAGGGACAACATCATTAAGTGATATGAATGGTCAAAATACACAGCCTGCGCGTGCAGGCTTGTGTAGTGGCTTGCGCCACTTTTGGTGTTGGTGGTGGGCGCCACTATGGGCCCTGTGGAGGATGCCACAGCCCTCACATGGGCGCCACAACTGCGTATGACAGGCGCCACATGCAGTGTGGTTTCCCATGTGTGTGCCTTTATTTTCTTTGACCACAGAATTTCAATGGAATTTAGTTTACCGGTAGTATATAGTGTAAGGGAATAATAAATATGATATAGTGGAATGGAATTTAATCGCAAAGTTGACGAATAAAAGAATGGAGTAGACGAGAAAAGATGACATAATTTGTCTACTAGAATAAAAAGAAATGAAGTAATTAAATAAATCCCAATGTGTAAAAGCAAATAACAATAAAATTCAagcaagaaaataaaataaaagccAGTAAATCGGTAATTCAAATAAATTAGCCATTACGGCGGCTACTGGTAGGAGGAGCCTACAAGTAGAAGTGTTGGTAAATGCAATCCAGGTTCTctgtcactacatccataaagcCGTGGAATTCCACGCGCAGGGTGTTTAGCTCGCCTCCCAGATTGGCGACATCTGTCTGAACAACTTCGATGGCAGCAGCATGATCGGTGAGAGGTGCAGTAGGTATAACTGGGGCATGTGATTCAGCATTAGAGAGATAATTGTCATAGTGGTCGTAGATTTGGGGTGTCTCTGGAGGAGAAGGTGGTgctgaaggagaattgcgatccaaagcgcagcggaaattaaatttttctcctttagagatccttacgaatggtcatgatcagtgatagaatatttacctcttgtgacgattgaaaactttggtgcagatctcttgtgacgatcaaaacctttgatgcagatccacggagcgatcatgaacgttgaacgatgacaacgtctctactcagtccacacgaacggattccttcaatctcagtgctagctggtacgaatgaaggctttgagtgagtgagtgagtgtgtgtgtgtgtgtgtgagagagagagagagagagagagagagagagaaaacgaaaataatgcaaccgcaatgaatgcttctgcacaagggttctatttatagaatcacttgtgtgggcttcaagctaaaaagcccacttaagtgtattttggcccatatcttataatatgcctaaaatcacttaagcccgtggtaccttaccatatttcgtattctactcaagtacaccgtaccttacgatgttctataattcacttaagggcaccgtaccttacggtattccttagtcACTCTAcctctcatcaatccgtcctttgtgtgtgaccctgtaggttttcgtgacgttggcaattatattaaatcacgtatttaacataataaacagtgagcggtatctagcgacacatcactgctacccaagacacgaaaatgtcatgtgatctgacaaaaccttctgtgacaatacttatgtgtataattacccttttcccttatgtctatattgaacacaaggcatagaccgtgtcatccttgtccagttcaatattgggcccatagacatttatcctgttatgcaggatgggcaaattccatctaggtcactcatgtccctcagcatgcttcgtggagtacccatcaactgtctttatggttatccagttacggacaacgttagatcagcaataaagcactcgactctacatctaggatccatagtggtttcaggtcgaagagtggtatacaccattatcaccatgagaataacttatgacactttgcaaaactttctatatagtattctcatagcgggtcaatccggtataaatattactcctaatattcatacctatgtttaagacttgataactctttatccatgatccatgagatgtgatcattagtctacaaacataatagtcttaatgctttaatgttatcccacttcacaataaagctcgactacggatactttaagaataatgtccttatgtttaatgtgctctcatgattaagtcacacttaatacattaaacggactaactattctagggactttattaaacaaacgtaataaataaaagccttttattattcgatacaagtaccaaaagtattggcctctacGGCTTACACCAACTGGTGCATCtggtggtccatccaaatcatagaaccagttgttcctatcatgtacactcgtccTAGAGTCTGGCAGGGTAAACAGGTGTACTACTTCACGGTTGATTAGAAATTCAAACACATTTGGAcctaggttcctaatgatactggtgttgaaGAAAAAGTCAATATTCATTGGTCGTATTCCACCTAAAGGGGTGAGCCTGATAAGTGGCTGTCTCATTCCGATGGAATttgctatcatggtcactaagcctCCCACTAAGATTGGTACATAGTCCTCTTGTGCCATACGGTACAAATTAGCTATCATAAATGTAGTAGCGTTAACAGGCCGGGCCTGTGATGGGCAGTACATTATGAAGAGTTCGTCTTTGGACACAAAGGTTCTGTTCTGTTCCTTTCCAAACAAGGTGTAAGCTAGGATCTTATGGAAGTAATGAATCGCAGGGTTATAGATATTCTCTGAATGCATAAGGTCTGGCTCGGGATGGTTGTTTCCTGTGATGCTACCCCAAAATAGATCTAATTGATGGTCTACAAGTCTGTCTTCCTGGGTAATGGTAAAGGTATCAGGACCATTAGGGCATCCTAGGAGGTCATCCATTTATCTGTGGGTGTAGCGGTAATCCATATCAAACAACCTAAAGGTGATTAGGCCTTTGTTAAGTCCAATACCATGGTTTGGCAGGTGCactagggagcttaggaattctaaagtcaacctactgtaggaactaaattttctcttgatagcaaaggtgtcccagcctagttggttaattaggaaTGTAACATTGTCTCTTATACCTAGTTTGATCATGGTGCGTCCATCAGGGTATAAGGTTAGTGTCATTTCTCTATGAGCTAGAGTCTCAAAACGTCTCCTTTGAGCTCTGCCTCTAaagactatatccatgtaatctacttgttgcattgtgatATTCAGTAGCTAGATAAAATAAAGTAGATAATAGcattaagttagtaatggtcaATAATACAGAAAGGTGTTGATTAACTTTatgagaaataaataaaaaagagaacaaagaaatgaaaattaagcagtagtaataattataaattttCTGATGAAATTAAATAGTTAAAGATAGAGTGTGGGTTATCTCCCACCAAGCGATTTGTTTATTGTTGTAAGCTCGACAGAAATAGGATAGGTACTATTCTTTCAAATGAGCGCGAGGCTCTGCAAGCTTAAGATTTGCAAAAAAATCATTGTTATCACTGTTGTGGTAATGTTTCAAACGTTGGTCGTTTACTATGAATGGTTCGCTTGTTTTCCTTTTATCTCTATTGCTCCATTCGAAAAGATATTGGCAATTTCGAATAGACCGGACCATCTAGAACGAAGTTTTCCAGGAAAGAGTCTGAGGCGGGAGTTAAACAGGAGTACTTTGTCGCCTTCCTTAAACTTTTTCCTTAATATGCGATTGTCGTGCCAattttttgttctttctttatagatttgGCCATTCTCATACGTTTCTAGTCTAAGCTCTTCTAGTTCATCGATTTCTAATATTCTTTTTTCGCCTGCGGCAGTGtaattgagattaagggtcttaatgacccaatatgctttatgttctaattctaccgactgatgacatgattttccataaactagcttaaatggtgtggttcctattggggtcttataagttgtcctatatgcccacagggcttctggtaattttgaagaccaatctttcctagaggtgacaactgtcttttctaagatttgtttaATTTCTCGGTTCGAGACATCTACTTGCCCACTCGTCTGTGGGTGGTAGGGTGTTGCTACACGGTGCCGGACTCCATATTTCAGTAATAGTTTTTCAAAAATCCTTGAAATAAAGTGGGAGCCACCATCACTAATGATAAGTCTCAGCATTCCGAATCTAGGGAAGATTATTcgcttaaagagtctaattaccactcgtgtgtcatttgttggagaggCTATGGCCTCAATCCACTTTGATACGTAATCGACCGCAACAAGGatatacttgttaccaaaagagggtgggaaaggtcccataaaatcgattcctcaaacatcgaagacttctacttccaaaatTCCTTTAAGCGGCATTTTGTCGTGTCTAGATATGTTGTTAGTGCGTTGACACCGGTCGCAATTTGTGATCGCGATGTGGACATATTTCCACAGAGTGGGCCAAAAGAGGCCGACTTGCAAGATCTTAGTGTAAGTCTTCgaggtgcttgcatgtcctcCATAGGGAGCAGAATAACAGTGGGAAATTAAGTTTTCTACCTCATCTTCTAggacacatcgacggaaaatgccgtcggcgcctctcttgaaaagtagaggctcatcccaatagtagtgtttaagatcgtggaagaattttttcttttgttggtaggtcaagtctggcggaagcaccctagctgctaagtagttgacgaagtcagcgtaccatggtagTTTGGTTTGGGTGTAGATTGCTTCCACTACTTCGTTTGTTCTGGTATCCTTATGGGTTAATGCATCTTTAACTGTATTGCTTTCCAGTTGGGCTATGAGTCTTTCGCATGgaaaatcatcatttataggcACTCGTTCAGGTTCAATACCTTCCATTCTGGACAAGTGATCGGCCACGGCGTTTTCAGTGCCCCTTTTATCCTTGATTTCtaggtcaaactcttgtaatagtaagatccaccttaggagtcttggTTTGGCGTATTTTTTGTTTAACAGGTACCTAATTGCAGCATGATCGATATAGATAATTATCTTTgctcctactaggtaggaacgGAATTTATCCAGAGCGAACATTACGGCTAAAAGTTCCTTTTTTATGGTCgcatagttcatctgtgcagggtctagggttctacttgcatagtatattgcatgaagtttcttatcccttctttgtcctaagactgcgcctacagcatagtcactagcatcacacatgatttcaaaaggtAATCTCCAATCGGGCGGTTGCATGATAGGTACGGTAATAAGAGTTGTTTTCAGTTGTTCAAACGCCGCTAGGCATTTGTCGTCAAAGATGAATTCGGCGTCTTTCATCAATAAGTCAACCAgtggtttggtgatttttgagaaatctttaatgaatcgccggtagaaaccggcgtgtcctaagaagcttcgtatttctcttacGGTTTTCAGAGGCTggaggttttctataacttctatttttgCCTTGTCGACTTAAATCCATTTGTCGGATACTATGTGTCCGAGCACGattccttgtcggaccatgaaatggcattttttccagtttagcacgaggttcacttTTACGCATCCTTCGAGGATGAATCCTCGGTCAAACTTTTCACTTTTCCTTGACTTCCACGGCCACTTATCAATCCATCTCTCATATCCATcaccttttcttctttttcttctaCAGGTAGTTTATCCTTCTGAACTTATGGTGGTGGTTCTGGCTCTATCCTGAGAGCTAGCTTTTCAGGTTTAGGTTCAATTTTTTCATCCACCACCTCAAAGTATGGTTTGCCCTTTTTAATACTAATGAGTTCCCTAGGTTCACGGTCTTCTAATTTTCTCTTCTTGTTCAGGGTCTCAAATAAGGgtgcattggtgtggatattttcCAATAGCTCCTCATATATTTCGGATTTGGGGTCTACCTTAACTTCCACAGACCTTCGTGGGAAAGGAATTGGTGATTTATAGGGAGGAGGAACAATACATAGTGCTTCCTTCTCTACCTCTTTGACAACCTCCCTCTCGGGTGGTGTCGGTGGTTCTTTCTCAATCTCTACTCTTTTCTCACCTGAACCCTCATCATTACCACTCTCCTTAGGATTTTCGGCAGATCTTTCACTGGTGATTATTACAACATCCGCATGTTTCTCAAGGAATGGTCCTAGATGTGTCTGCGCAAGCAGGGATATTTGAGTCTCCAATGCCTCGTTTTGAGTAACGAGGGACTCGACCACAGTGTTTAGTTGCGTAAGGGTTCCATTGGTATAgagactttgttttctaaattcttCATTCTGAAGAGTTTGTGTAGCCACAAAGCGTTCCATCATAGATTCTATCCTAGAGTGAGTTTATTTCtcaatgaaatcctccattaatatttccaggttggatttataggaatcttgcgaTTCCTTAAAATACTGGGAGTGATAATCGTAGAGAAAATTTGGGTGATACATAGTAAAAGAGAAAAGagtgccttagtctatactgggcAACACTAGAGTTACAatatcgactaaattagtccccagcaacggcgccaaaaacttgatcgcgacttagtaagtctatgtgaatcgtgactgcaagtgcacagtcctatcgcatagttttaaagattatcgaacccacaaggactaataatcgaacgtatcatggtataatgttgctatgtaaatctaaggttgatgatcgttctaagattggagggatgaagagaaataactataacataaatagaatattaataaagatatgagatataggggatatcggtatgtaatacatcaaacttcggggattcgatagatacttggtgtaatcttattggttaaaatattcttcagtagaaattatttatagaaaggacttagtctcacactctcatttttattgactctgaccatactcctaaaccagaatgcttggctctcgcggtctcattttgaatttaaaagtaatttttaaatataaataaagtctaattaatcctaaagcgctctcgctatgtttaggattaatgcatagtttcagctatctggttaaaatctcaaactctcgttcttgttgactgtaaccatagtttgttttgtactctcgtacgaaaaacagtttgattaaaataagaaactaaaaatAAGGGTTTAGCCGAACATGGATCCGGTAACATACATGGTATTTGGGAAATTAAACatgcaataaggcataaataaataaattagtaattaaaataaaacctggaCTGCGAATTAAGAACTGAAACTGAATCTTGATTCTTCGATTAAAATAATTCCGGCAGGCTTTGGTAATGAATAATCcttacaattgaatcccaaaTGCGTAAATAATAAACCGCAATAGTCCCCGGTGTGGAGAAACTATAacttttacaaagtaagaaaactgtctagaaaactaaaagaaaataaatgctGAAAAAATAATCGTCGCTTGAAACCTGGAAGAAGAGAGAGACGCGCGAGTCTGAGAGGTCTCCTTTTATATACTTTTCACAATCCCTAAGTTGTAGCAAGGTGGGTAGATTCGTGGCTAAAAAGGTGTAGAAAAAGATggaagactaggttgtggcggttgccacaaccctagcCTTTGAATGAGTCACGAGCGCCACCTTTTTAGCAATTGAATGCCACTTCTTAAGGCTTGGTGGCGGGCGTCACCTATTCCTTGGGCCAATGTGGCGAGCGCCACACTCCCTAAATAATGGGCGCCACAAGCCCATTTGCTTTGGTGGCCCATTATCTCTATAAAAGcttcattttcttctctttttctttcctttttctttcctttttgctattttccattttgcttgcggtaaaccttttaatcgataaatacctgcaataaacataAGATATTGcataataataagtgttaatcaagtaaaaagcaatgcatatggagccaaaaatacgatacgttttcgcgttatcaagTAACCATAGGAGAATGCATTGAGAATGGGCTGAAAACTAGAAAGATTGCTAGTGTTCATAACCAGATAGTGGTTAAGAAATCTCAGGgttttgctaagaagaaggaggCTGAGGCAGGTGTTGTAATGGAAAATTTCTACCCTCAGGTTCAAGCACCTATGGCTCATGTGCCATGCTACCCTTATCCATACATTGCCACTACCCAATATCAGCAACATGCATACTAACCTCAGTATCAGTAGCCTCTGTATTCTCCAATTTTGCAAAATCAGCGACCTTCGTAAGATAACAAAAACAAGAGTCAAGGTCAGCACAAACGTTATGATAGAAAGTGTCCTCATCATGACCCAATCCCTATATCATATGCTCAATTACTCTCATATCTTGTTCAGCAATGGGCAATTGTGCCAAAGGAGATTCTGCCTGCCACTTTCCCGTATCATGCAAAGCACAATCCTAATGCCTCGTGCGCCTACCACGTCGGGCATATAGGACATTCTACCGAGGATTGTTGGCCTCTCCAATCAAGAGTACACGAGTTGATTGATTAGAAGATATTGTCATTCTCTGAGGCAGGACCCAATGTCATAACCAACCTATTGCCAAATCACTGTGGACAGGTTGTGAACGCAATTAGTGGTGAAGGTTGCTCAAATTCAGTTGCCTCTTCAGAGGAATGTCAAGGCTAGAAATATCATATTGTTCAATCATATCTCATTTGTAATCTTTTCTTGTTTGTTAATTATTATTCATTTCTAAAACTTGTCTGGTTTtcagatgataataataatggaataaacgtgcatgttttgcttaaatccattCATGTTCactaatattttattttatcagTATTATATTGTTGCTCACGAgaaatcaaaagagaatgatgcaaatgAAGTGCGCAAGATCGTTTCCTGTATGCTTTGGAATAAAACTATGTTGATGATGTAAGACATTGTTTAAATGCCTAAACATATGAgatataaggaagttaatccctagtcaacctctttgggccttgaagtaggagtttctttctttaCACATAAAACCCTCATGTTTAACCAGGGGTAGGGTAGTCTTTGGTTAGTTTGAACTTGCATTCAAAGCTCAAATGGAAAATATCCCATCAAGTGATCAATCATATCATATCCCTCGCAAGAGAATGGAATCACAAACTCATAATGGTTATCCCTTACCATCAAAAGGAGTGAGATGGTCATAAACCTTGCAACAAATCTAAATCAATAAAGCAAAATGTCATAGGATTTGCTCTAATACAAAAAGAAAAGAtgaaatgaaaaaaagaaaaagcaaattaaaagcccgctaagtcaaaagCATGAAAACAAGATTAACTTAGGCAAAATTTAGGGCATCCCGGTGGGTTGCAGACCTAAAGGATCAGCCCAGGCAAAAGTAagagaaaataaaacaaaagaaCCAGAGGATCAATATCAAAATCCTCAGTAAGAGAAAATCTTTGTGGCTGCAAACAAAAGCAAAAGGTGAGTCACTATCGCTCCAAACGCTCAGTGGGTTCCATAACCATCATTACTAATATTCAAAATCCTTTTCTGAAAGATAAATGCTTATTTTAAGCTAACTGAACGTAGGACTGGAGAGCATCACAGATAATGAGTGGGTTAGAATaggttttgagccttatatcctttaTTTTTGAAACCGTGAATCAGGCCACGTTACAtccctcaaaagacctaattgaagaAGGGTTTATTTAGAAAGCATACTATGGTAAGATCACATCAAGCTGACTCCTAAAATATTTTCTTGTCATTCGTATTGATACTAATATGCCATTATAATCGATGAttcattcactatatgtcataatcttagtgaacaTACATGagtttcaaaacttgcatgagcatgacattataattatcattttcaaaaatgAGCATTTTACATACGAACAGGCACTTGACTTCAAGGAAGCTTACATAATGGTAAGATTGAACAATTTCATGATATCCTATAGCTCagatctcttcaagagtcatTCAATCTGGGGCAAAGTTACTTCAAGGCTCATACTGGGGAAGGTCACCTCGAAAGCACGAGAAGTCGATCACTCCCATAAATGGTTAATCAAGAGAATAAAGTTTCAAGACGGGGAAATCCAGTTGGAAATACTCAAACGATGAGACCGTTTCATGGCTGGTAACTGGGGTAATTTTTGCAAATACCTAATGTATTGGGGCAGAGGTAGGCTTTGCAGGTACAAGCTCTCTCCATGTTTCAGACATAATCTAGAGGTGTGACAACAATTATTCAGCTTGAAATAGGTGTCGGAGAATCACGTCTGGATGATCCCATATCCTAGCCCAAAATTCCCACCTCCCTCTATATGAGCATCTGGCTTAACCATTGCATAAATTGTCATCACATATTAATCACATTGCTTCgctcatgcatatcattcatctaGCATAACATAAGGTCGTGTGCGCAAATCAGGGGAATCAAAGCCCTTTATTTTAGTGGCATCTTCAAATCCCAAACTTGCCTAGTACCTTTTAAAACTGGCTAGTTTGACACTTTCTTCAAAACCCAACTTGCTTGGCATCTTTTAAAGCCCAATTTCCTTCGTGGTTGATGAACCCTTTCTTAACCTTCATGGTTAATAACCCTTTTTTCCAACCTTTAGGGTTAATGATCCTTTGTTTCCAACCTTCGTGGTTGTTGAATATGTTTCCAACCTCTAGGGTTGATGATCCTTTGTTTCCAACCTCTGGGATCGATGATCTTTTTCCAACTGTTAGGGTTTATGATATATTTCCAACCTTTAAGGTTGATGATCTTTTGTTTCCAACCTTCAAGGTTGATGAgccttttttcaaacttcatgGTTGATAGCCTCTTTTTCTGACCTTTAGGGTTAATGATCTTTGTTTCCAACCTTCTTGGTTGTTGATTTTCCAACCTCCGTGGTTGATGAACCTTTTTTCAATCTACATTATTGATAGACTTTTTCCCAACCTTTTATCATTCCATATTCCATCTATACTTACCTATATCATATGGCTACCGTTCTCAATGGGATTTTTTTTGGATATTATGGTATTTAATCCACTTCTACCTTGAATACTCAAAAAGCTTTCGCAATTCGCACATTCAGGtttaagatgattaaatagggacaactgtcataccctaaaattttTCATCCCATTTTCACTTTTTCATAAAACTTTTGGGTTTGGATTCATCTGCATATATTCATGATAAATATACATGTATCATGCATTCATCTTAAAAACTATCTCATAGATTCAAGGGTGATGTTTATTTATGCATATTGAAAGCTAGGGTTTGGATTTAGGCTCAACCCCTGGGATTGTGGTGACGCTTATCATTTGGTGAAATCCTAATTTGCTTGTGCTTAGGGTTGTGGTTCATGAAAGTTGCAATCATGACATTCACCTAtagcaaaaccctaattcttggGTGTGACACTCATGGGACTTGTGGTTGACTTTATGAGCTTGTGTTTGACCACTAAACCCTAATCGAGGAAGGCATGATCCTAATGCATCTTGTGGCTTGACTTTTCACTTTGTGCTTGTTTGAAACCCTGATTCATTGGGAGGGGGTGCTTGGCTATTACATCATGCATCATCTAGCATTTGTATGCCtactgtcataccctaaattttaccctgagttttcaCTCGCATCACCAGCATAAATCAATCCATTTTTGTCGTGTATTTCATCAGTTTAAAGCATTCATCAGGGTTCAGGTAAAAAGTCAGGAATTCTGACATTTTATCTGACTTTGATAATACTCATTCAGTCGTctgttgattaagaagtcaaaggacttgatttctcaatctcgTTGCATCACTTATTTTTATTGCATCGTATTTTAGAGGGTCGGAGGGTGGCAGTCAAGAGTATTGGCGTCAGCTGAATCCTTGTAGGGTTTTAATTGTATTTGAGAATCAACAGTAAATGGTAAGGAGTGATTCTGTTACATCTGATTGTCTGTTCACGGTTATTCAAGTCAACAATTTAGTTCATTTACAAGACGTTTGCATTTTTTACTTGTCGTGTCATACAATTTGTTTCTCAGAGTGTTTAAAATATCAGCCagataattttattttatttttcttccaaaTCTACAGACAAACTGGTTGAATAATTTCTCAACTGTATGTCGAATTAGAgggcgaaaaatttcaaaattgagcttGCAGACATCAGTTTTGTTAATCTATATTCcgtgtagtttaacctggtgtgctcattttaatttttcgaccACTTTTTCAATCGCATGTCGATCAGTCTGAGCCTTTTACAggtcattttttatttcaaaattttatcgaaacctgtatgtttccgagaggtttattttgcgctgatcattttggtgcattctTTTCTATTTCAGACATTTTTGTACCCGATTTTTGTTAATTTTTTAAATTCctttaataattatttatttattttttattattatttttaattttttttagtcAAAATAAGTATTTGAATTAACTAGGGATTAATAAGtaattaatttgaatttattaaaAATGATAGATTTttatcttcttttttttttgttttaactaacatatttcaaaaaaaaagaaaagaaagatgaaatgaaatagaaataagGTAAATTGGCTAATAGTAGAATCCGTGATATTTCATTCACCATCATCACATTTTCTATTACTCGTACTTAAATTCCTGCTATTGGGTTAACATTATCACAAAGCTACAAAGGACAATAATCTGACCCTCTTGAGCCCCATAATCTGACCCTCTCACAGCGCCTCTCAACTGACCCTCAAACACATCAATCTCACAAGACTTCTATCAAAATCTCCATAACTTTACTGCTACTACCAAAGAGCACGGGTGGTTCCCTTCAGATAAAAAACCGTCAAACACAACACCTAAAAATTCATTCCCTCACACACATATCTTCCTCTCTTTAAAACAACCCTCAAAACTGGAACAAACGTGGTTTGCAACAACACACACAATCACATACAATTTCCGGAAAACACAATCGTTGCAACGCCCTTCTTACAACCACCGTCGGACCAGCTCCACCCTCTCCATTCGAAAGCTCCGGCGACGAAAGCATCACAACAACATAACCTGTCACACCTCTCCGCGTTGCAATTCCGCCGCCATTCACTCAAGAAACAACAACGTCGCCGTCATGAGCTCATAATCGTGCTCCGATAGCTATTGAGTTTAACAATTGAGATTCTGTTGCCGTCAATTTCAATTCAGGTAAGTTTGATATTCAATTTTTGCCAGCCGTGATTTTAGCTatatttttctatgatttttctTCAGTTAAGTGTTAAGAATGTTTGA containing:
- the LOC127078709 gene encoding uncharacterized protein LOC127078709 yields the protein MERFVATQTLQNEEFRKQSLYTNGTLTQLNTVVESLVTQNEALETQISLLAQTHLGPFLEKHADVVIITSERSAENPKESGNDEGSGEKRVEIEKEPPTPPEREVVKEVEKEALCIVPPPYKSPIPFPRRSVEVKVDPKSEIYEELLENIHTNAPLFETLNKKRKLEDREPRELISIKKGKPYFEVVDEKIEPKPEKLALRIEPEPPP